CTGCGTGGAATCCTTAAGAGGCAAAATCTGAGTCATGAAGTGGGACAGTGATGCTTTCAAGTATCTCAAAAGAcgaatgtaatttttttgacagttttaaaggaaaaatatgtCCTGCCAGTTACTTTTTCCGTGGCTTGTTTAAGGAGAAAACTTGGGGGTTGTTCTAGGGGTGTACATATGATCGGTCCGAAAGAAGCTGATTAATGCAAGAACTAAAATCTTATTTGATTATGGCCGAGAAACCAGACATTCAAGCACAAGTTCTAATTCATCATAGTATATCAAGAAGTCACTTAAGTAGATATGCTTAAcagaataaaaagaaagaaaagaaaaaaacaagtcTCATCCTTCAAGTCGAAGAAGGGAGCCAAATAACTATAGTGCTGTCCGCAATGTCTGATTACTGTAGTCCAGTTCCATGTATATAGCCAGAAACAGATCGAACTGCTATCTGTATCTTCCTTATGTACCTGTTAAGGAAGAATATACAAGTGTATcagaaaaacaatgaaaatacaATGAGTTACTCGCCAACCATTTGTAtctaaagaaaaaatgaagagagaCATGCGCATTAAGAATTCACTTATACACCTTCAAATTACTTTACTTCAAGGTTAAACAATACAGTTAAATATCAGTTTAGTAGTAATGGTGGTTAGACCAAGCAGGGTTAACACTCTTAACTACCGGTTGTTGAAGAATTGGTTCAGGTTTTAAAGGTCTTACCTATTAAGTGATGATTAATAGAGAAATGGGTTTAATGCAGTACCAACAAGAAGACCATATATAAGCATATTGATTGGCTATTCCAGAGAATATCTAACCTTGATATGCACGTAGATAGGCAAGTGAACTCTCAATAATAGACAGATCCTGcagaaaaagaaggaagaaaaacaaaaaacaaagatATAAACCTATGCTTCTCATAATATAAAGACCACATTAGACAACCATACCTTGCCACCAGTTTCCTCTTGATGCATACCCCGattcatcttcttcactatCATCGTTCTAGAGAGTTATGAAAAACATGTTAGTAGATtcctaaatcaaaatttgaatgcaGAAGGAATACTCCAGAGGTCTTTTGAGGTACTCACCAATCCAGAGTCCTGGTCACTGTGGGATCGAATGTATATGTCTTGGCCACCATAGTAGATCGAGGAACTTAAATGACATGGTTCTACTATTTGCTCCTGATAGGTGGAACCCACTCTTCCATTTTCTGCACTTCGAACTTCACCTGCATGCCCTTTAGAATGATTACCTGACAAGTTTGGATTGATTATTTAGAGAGTTTTCAAACACAAAAACAAGGATTCAAGAACTAGTGCAGTGCATCAAGTCATTGAACGACATAAAAGAAGTGTATTCAAAACACGAGCAAAGAGTATAATCTAATTTCTACCACTATCTCTTAAGTTACCAAATAGTGTTAAATCAAATACCAGAGTTATAAAGACTCTTGCAAGACAACAACTTGAGCAAATTCTTGTCCATAAATATAagaatgattttaataaaatcttgaAAAGGCTACAAATGATGTACAAACCATTGGTTGTAGGCTTTGCATTCTGGGGCACATTCAGGGAATCCTGTGGTAAAGCCACCGTACCAGGACGAAAATACCTTCCTCCTGACACCTAAACCATCACCAACATGGTGTAATTAACAAAAACTAAAACTTCAACGATcgaaacaaaaagtaaaagcaGAAACAGAAAATTGGGCTGAAAAGAGAACTTGCATATGAGATAACACTGGCAAAGAACTACACAAACTACGTTAAAAACAACAGAAGAAGACCAATACTAAGAAACAATGTCAAGTCTTTGTTTCCTTGAGCATCAATAACGTTTAgagaagattaaaaaaattttccactcgtaaaaaagaaaaaaagaacaaaaatctttaaaacaaaaatattttattcagcATCAAATAACCCAATTGAAAGAAGAAAGGATTCAACCTGTGAAGCTTTATATGACCAGAAACTCCATTAACAAAAGAATTGAAGTCCAAAGAAATGAAAGAGAATTCAAACCCCa
The sequence above is a segment of the Gossypium raimondii isolate GPD5lz chromosome 4, ASM2569854v1, whole genome shotgun sequence genome. Coding sequences within it:
- the LOC105779661 gene encoding uncharacterized protein LOC105779661, whose translation is MEAGKGTGSSSPSITTQLFGSREPPSSSNEVLRALLSPQSKVSGGRYFRPGTVALPQDSLNVPQNAKPTTNGNHSKGHAGEVRSAENGRVGSTYQEQIVEPCHLSSSIYYGGQDIYIRSHSDQDSGLNDDSEEDESGYASRGNWWQGSVYY